The Solibacillus daqui genome has a segment encoding these proteins:
- a CDS encoding NAD kinase, with the protein MKFAIQSRRDSQSNELMELAKAYLIDFGLQLNEEEPEIVLSIGGDGTLLHAFHRYANRLDKTAFVGIHTGHLGFYADWKPSELEKLVLSIAKKEFNVVEYPLLEVQVHRHQSESSTFLALNEATIKSPDVTLVMDVELNGEHFERFRGDGLCVSTPSGSTAYNKALGGAIIHPTLQAFQITEMASINNRVFRTVGASLVLPAHHNCVLKPVNEQQFNMTVDHVSMTETDVKSITFNVANEKVRFARFRPFPFWERVHDSFISNE; encoded by the coding sequence ATGAAATTTGCTATTCAATCACGCAGAGACAGCCAATCAAACGAATTGATGGAGCTCGCAAAAGCATATTTAATCGATTTTGGTTTGCAACTAAATGAGGAAGAGCCGGAAATTGTTTTATCTATAGGCGGCGATGGAACGCTTTTACATGCGTTTCACCGTTATGCCAATCGACTCGATAAGACGGCATTTGTTGGTATTCATACAGGGCATTTAGGATTTTATGCCGATTGGAAGCCATCCGAACTTGAAAAGCTTGTATTATCGATTGCAAAAAAAGAATTTAATGTGGTAGAGTACCCGCTATTAGAGGTACAAGTACATCGACATCAATCAGAGTCGAGCACATTTTTAGCACTAAACGAGGCGACGATTAAATCACCAGATGTTACGCTTGTAATGGATGTTGAACTAAACGGCGAGCATTTTGAACGTTTCCGAGGTGACGGATTATGCGTCTCAACGCCATCAGGAAGTACCGCCTATAACAAAGCATTAGGCGGGGCGATTATTCATCCGACATTACAAGCATTTCAAATTACTGAAATGGCCTCAATCAACAATCGTGTTTTCCGTACAGTAGGTGCGTCACTTGTATTACCTGCACATCACAACTGCGTATTAAAGCCAGTCAATGAACAGCAGTTTAATATGACGGTCGACCATGTTAGCATGACGGAAACAGATGTAAAGTCAATTACATTTAACGTTGCAAATGAAAAAGTACGTTTTGCACGCTTCCGACCATTCCCATTTTGGGAGCGTGTACATGATTCATTTATTTCAAATGAGTAG
- a CDS encoding RluA family pseudouridine synthase: MEKRFQLQFKNQIPGQLLREAIGNWGISKRALTAIKFDGGALYVNGEEQNVRHPLAVDDEVTIIFPLEQVSDGLVPQQGELDIIYEDDALLVINKPAFMSSIPSREHPDGSVANIVCGYFQQQQLASTVHIVTRLDRDTSGLMVIAKHRHIHHLMSEQQKKGLVHREYEAVVEGIVAEDKQSIIAPIGRKDTSIIEREVREDGQYAHTDVMVLERKAKTTHIRLKLHTGRTHQIRVHMSSIGHPLVGDELYGGSHTQLNRQALHCCYVSFMHPLSKQFIQYNCELPKDFIEILN, encoded by the coding sequence ATGGAAAAACGATTTCAATTACAATTTAAAAATCAAATCCCAGGTCAGTTGTTGCGTGAAGCAATCGGCAACTGGGGAATTTCAAAACGTGCGCTAACCGCAATAAAATTTGACGGTGGCGCACTTTATGTCAATGGTGAGGAACAAAATGTGCGACACCCACTTGCAGTTGATGATGAAGTAACGATTATTTTCCCGCTTGAACAAGTGAGTGATGGCTTAGTCCCACAACAGGGTGAGCTTGATATTATTTATGAAGATGATGCGCTGCTAGTTATCAATAAACCTGCTTTTATGAGTTCGATACCTTCACGAGAGCATCCAGACGGTAGCGTAGCCAATATTGTCTGTGGTTATTTTCAACAACAACAGCTGGCTTCAACAGTGCATATTGTAACGCGCTTAGATCGTGATACATCTGGCCTCATGGTAATCGCCAAGCATCGCCATATTCACCATTTAATGAGTGAACAGCAAAAGAAAGGCCTTGTGCATCGCGAATACGAGGCAGTTGTAGAAGGTATAGTAGCTGAAGATAAACAATCAATCATTGCACCAATTGGTCGTAAAGATACGAGCATTATTGAGCGCGAAGTACGTGAAGACGGACAATATGCGCATACAGATGTGATGGTACTAGAGCGAAAGGCGAAAACTACGCATATTCGCTTAAAACTCCATACAGGACGCACGCATCAAATCCGAGTTCATATGAGTTCAATCGGACACCCCTTAGTAGGAGACGAACTATACGGGGGGAGCCACACACAATTGAACCGCCAAGCACTTCATTGTTGCTACGTCTCATTTATGCACCCTTTATCGAAACAGTTCATACAATATAACTGTGAACTACCAAAAGATTTTATCGAGATATTAAACTAG
- the mgtE gene encoding magnesium transporter — MIEEKDNEVHYDESFLRMLLEEEKIEAFREHFLELHPYDQAQFYEEVGPDIRQVIYRFLSPKEMAMIFQSIELDDDEYENYLNEMDTSYGAAMLSFMYADDAVDILNELDTEQRENYLEMMDDETVEEINELLAYEEYTAGAIMTKEYVSVLERATVREAMRVLRQEAQTAETIYYIFVVNDEHQLLGVLSLRELIVAEGDLLIHDIMSDRIVSVKVTDDQENVANLMKDYDFLAIPVINDERELLGIITVDDIIDVIDEEAEDDYSKLAGISDMDDNDAGPFKAARKRLPWLIILLFLGMITSGLMGIFEATLDKVALLATFIPLISGTSGNSGTQALAVAIRGIATGDIGGKDKFRLVLRELSTGLIMGLVSGALVVGIIFVWKGTFMIGLLVGAAICCSIIVATLAGSFIPILMHKLGVDPAVASGPFITTLNDVTSIVIYLGLASTFISQIM, encoded by the coding sequence ATGATAGAGGAAAAAGATAATGAGGTTCATTACGATGAATCATTTTTGCGAATGCTACTGGAAGAAGAAAAAATAGAAGCATTCCGTGAGCATTTTTTAGAGTTACACCCATATGATCAGGCACAGTTTTATGAAGAGGTGGGCCCTGACATACGACAGGTGATCTATCGATTCTTGTCTCCTAAAGAAATGGCGATGATTTTCCAATCCATTGAACTCGATGATGATGAATATGAAAATTATTTAAATGAAATGGATACATCGTATGGTGCGGCTATGCTTAGTTTTATGTATGCCGATGATGCAGTAGACATTTTAAATGAGTTAGATACGGAACAACGTGAAAATTATTTAGAAATGATGGACGACGAAACTGTCGAAGAAATTAATGAGCTTCTAGCGTATGAAGAATATACTGCCGGGGCCATTATGACGAAGGAATACGTATCGGTGCTAGAACGTGCAACCGTACGTGAAGCGATGCGCGTATTGCGGCAAGAAGCGCAAACAGCCGAAACGATTTACTATATTTTCGTTGTCAATGATGAACATCAGTTGCTTGGAGTGTTATCACTTCGTGAACTGATTGTTGCTGAAGGTGATCTGCTTATTCATGATATTATGAGTGATCGCATCGTTTCAGTAAAAGTAACGGATGATCAAGAAAATGTTGCAAATTTAATGAAAGATTACGACTTTTTAGCGATTCCGGTTATTAATGATGAACGTGAATTACTAGGGATTATTACAGTTGATGATATTATTGACGTTATTGATGAAGAAGCGGAAGATGACTACTCAAAATTAGCCGGGATTTCTGATATGGACGACAATGACGCAGGGCCGTTTAAAGCGGCAAGAAAACGTCTTCCATGGCTTATTATTCTATTATTTTTAGGGATGATTACATCTGGGTTGATGGGGATTTTTGAGGCGACATTAGATAAAGTAGCCCTACTTGCGACGTTTATTCCACTGATTTCAGGGACATCAGGAAACAGTGGGACACAGGCGCTCGCCGTAGCGATTCGTGGTATTGCGACAGGCGATATTGGTGGGAAAGACAAATTCAGACTTGTACTGCGTGAATTGAGTACGGGTTTAATTATGGGACTTGTCAGCGGTGCTCTTGTTGTAGGAATTATTTTTGTTTGGAAAGGGACATTTATGATTGGGCTTTTAGTAGGAGCGGCGATTTGTTGTTCGATTATAGTGGCAACATTAGCGGGTTCGTTTATTCCAATTTTAATGCACAAGCTAGGCGTCGATCCGGCTGTTGCATCGGGACCATTTATTACAACATTAAATGACGTAACGAGTATTGTTATTTACTTAGGTTTAGCGTCGACATTTATCAGCCAAATTATGTAG
- a CDS encoding 4-diphosphocytidyl-2C-methyl-D-erythritol kinase, with protein MEGQPLLYITSPSFIVNIETTIETIQQEESTSIFVPTQVLETKNALLEKQLNFFSKPMREPRMLLFIMNDGERIYASIQKLQGEEVLLNCLNKERWINANNIATIQHTV; from the coding sequence GTGGAAGGGCAACCGCTACTATATATTACGAGTCCGAGCTTTATAGTAAATATAGAAACTACTATAGAAACTATACAGCAAGAGGAAAGTACATCGATTTTTGTGCCAACTCAGGTCTTAGAAACAAAAAATGCTTTACTAGAAAAACAATTAAATTTTTTCTCTAAACCAATGAGGGAACCACGCATGTTACTATTTATAATGAATGACGGCGAGCGTATTTATGCATCGATTCAAAAGTTACAAGGAGAAGAAGTACTACTTAATTGTTTAAATAAAGAGCGCTGGATCAATGCGAATAATATCGCCACGATACAGCACACAGTGTAA
- a CDS encoding CotY/CotZ family spore coat protein, producing MGCGRQESHSSSRPIASSKGCVCEVVRAILEIQNAAVQDECSSCTTNCFLEPLGGIVSPSRNSVDTRVFTLLNKDGSPFFATFSSSHDDSACVSIYFRVEDIFDGCCATLRVLIPKNDNDCTVDLLNNEGTAISFREVCSVTQFEASDSCVTVDLDCFCAVQCIDDVDLGICN from the coding sequence ATGGGATGTGGTAGACAAGAAAGCCATTCTTCAAGCCGACCAATAGCATCATCAAAAGGCTGTGTTTGTGAAGTTGTACGTGCAATTTTAGAAATCCAAAATGCGGCTGTGCAAGACGAATGTTCATCATGTACGACAAACTGTTTCCTAGAGCCACTTGGAGGCATCGTTAGTCCATCAAGAAATTCTGTTGATACACGTGTCTTCACACTACTTAACAAGGATGGTTCACCATTCTTTGCGACATTTAGCTCTTCACACGATGACTCAGCATGTGTATCAATTTATTTCCGTGTTGAAGACATTTTTGATGGGTGCTGCGCTACATTACGTGTATTAATTCCTAAAAATGACAATGATTGTACAGTAGATTTATTGAATAATGAGGGTACAGCTATATCGTTCCGCGAAGTATGTAGCGTAACTCAATTTGAGGCATCAGACAGCTGTGTAACGGTTGACCTTGATTGCTTCTGTGCGGTGCAATGTATTGATGATGTAGACCTTGGAATTTGTAATTAA
- a CDS encoding YhcN/YlaJ family sporulation lipoprotein, with amino-acid sequence MKKTWLSALLLLLLAGCNERDQVETYTNTNDTQLQNEVAQLFKQEDNIERVNILLVENELFVAMQLKPFSKWNKQKIEKKWQQKIEQQFEQQTVLVSTDFKLYWETSKLLEEKSQQKVQQKLQHLKKLSKEET; translated from the coding sequence ATGAAAAAAACTTGGCTAAGTGCGCTCTTACTACTGCTTTTAGCAGGCTGCAATGAGCGTGATCAAGTAGAAACGTATACAAATACAAATGATACGCAGCTACAAAATGAGGTCGCGCAACTGTTCAAGCAAGAGGATAACATTGAGCGAGTCAATATTTTATTGGTTGAAAATGAACTATTTGTTGCAATGCAGTTAAAGCCATTTAGTAAATGGAATAAGCAAAAAATTGAAAAGAAGTGGCAGCAAAAAATTGAGCAGCAATTTGAACAACAAACAGTGCTTGTATCAACAGATTTCAAATTGTACTGGGAAACATCGAAATTATTAGAGGAAAAAAGTCAGCAAAAGGTTCAGCAAAAGCTGCAACATTTGAAAAAGCTATCTAAGGAGGAAACGTAA
- the spoVAC gene encoding stage V sporulation protein AC encodes MNEQQYNTLKEQLTPQTPLFVNVLKAFGVGGIICSIGQAISYFYMIFFDFTEKTVGNPTVATMIFIAMLLTGFGYYRKLGQFAGAGSAVPVTGFGNAVISAAIEYRSEGFVLGVGGNMFKLAGAVILFGVVSAFFVGLIKLILVSVGVASW; translated from the coding sequence GTGAATGAGCAACAATACAATACACTCAAAGAGCAGCTAACGCCACAAACTCCTCTTTTTGTTAATGTCTTAAAGGCATTTGGCGTTGGTGGGATTATTTGTTCAATAGGACAGGCCATATCATATTTTTATATGATTTTTTTTGACTTCACAGAAAAAACAGTAGGAAATCCAACTGTTGCGACAATGATTTTTATAGCTATGCTCTTAACCGGTTTTGGTTACTACCGAAAACTTGGGCAATTTGCTGGGGCGGGGAGTGCAGTGCCGGTAACAGGCTTTGGAAATGCTGTTATTTCAGCGGCGATTGAATATAGATCCGAAGGGTTTGTACTTGGTGTTGGTGGCAATATGTTTAAGTTGGCGGGTGCGGTTATTTTATTTGGAGTCGTTTCAGCATTTTTTGTTGGGCTGATTAAACTGATTCTTGTATCGGTAGGTGTTGCTTCATGGTAA
- a CDS encoding stage V sporulation protein AD, protein MVIVFQSKPALLASAAVVGPLEKRSVFNTYFDKVLTDERVDKKTNEKGGARLISEACQLILKKSNLNNLDIDYLLGGDLINQMTPTNFAARELAISFIGMFSACATSVSSIIIAGLLTELGASDFAIAGASSQHNSVERQFRYPVDYGGQKPATAQWTVTAAGFVLVGKHQKKMPVLEAATVGKVIDYGATDPFHMGGAMAPAAFDTIQAHLQKRGQTIQDYDVIMTGDLGKIGLKILIAMFAQSGVKKEDLARFRDAGAEFYGEDSAFLAGASGAGCSAAVYSSYMIEQFKTGRYQKVLLVATGALLSPLSFQQGETIPCIAHAIEVGMG, encoded by the coding sequence ATGGTAATTGTTTTTCAATCTAAGCCAGCCTTACTTGCCTCAGCCGCTGTTGTTGGTCCGTTAGAAAAGCGAAGTGTATTTAATACTTATTTTGATAAGGTGTTAACTGATGAACGTGTCGATAAAAAAACGAATGAAAAAGGTGGCGCGAGGCTAATATCAGAGGCTTGTCAGCTCATTTTAAAAAAATCGAACTTAAATAATTTAGATATCGATTATTTATTAGGGGGCGATTTAATAAATCAAATGACGCCGACCAATTTTGCTGCGCGTGAATTGGCCATCTCGTTTATCGGAATGTTTTCAGCTTGTGCTACGTCCGTTTCCTCTATTATCATTGCGGGATTATTAACTGAACTTGGTGCAAGTGACTTTGCGATTGCAGGGGCATCCAGTCAGCATAACTCAGTTGAACGGCAGTTTCGTTACCCGGTTGATTATGGGGGGCAGAAGCCTGCAACAGCACAGTGGACCGTGACGGCAGCAGGTTTTGTATTAGTAGGGAAGCACCAAAAAAAAATGCCCGTTCTTGAAGCAGCAACAGTTGGAAAAGTGATTGATTATGGAGCAACTGACCCATTTCATATGGGGGGAGCAATGGCCCCTGCAGCGTTTGATACCATTCAAGCGCATTTGCAAAAGCGAGGGCAAACGATTCAAGACTATGATGTCATAATGACGGGCGATTTAGGGAAAATCGGCTTAAAAATATTAATAGCCATGTTTGCCCAAAGTGGAGTGAAAAAAGAAGATTTAGCAAGATTTCGTGATGCAGGTGCAGAATTTTATGGAGAAGATTCTGCATTTTTGGCAGGGGCTAGTGGTGCTGGCTGTTCAGCTGCTGTATATAGCAGCTATATGATAGAACAGTTTAAAACAGGGCGCTATCAAAAAGTATTGCTTGTTGCGACAGGTGCACTACTTTCTCCATTATCGTTTCAGCAAGGTGAAACGATTCCGTGTATAGCTCATGCAATTGAAGTCGGGATGGGGTGA
- the spoVAE gene encoding stage V sporulation protein AE — protein sequence MGFSFLMAFVVGGLICVIGQLLIDIGKLTPGHTLSILVVLGAVLDGFGLYEALIDFAGAGATIPITSFGNSLTHGAMAEAEKHGWIGVLTGMFEVTSSGISAAILFGFIAAVIFKSKGKVD from the coding sequence ATGGGCTTTTCATTTTTAATGGCATTTGTTGTAGGAGGGCTCATTTGTGTTATTGGGCAATTATTAATCGATATTGGAAAATTAACACCTGGTCATACTTTATCAATACTAGTTGTTTTGGGTGCTGTTTTAGACGGGTTTGGTCTGTATGAAGCGCTCATTGATTTTGCTGGTGCTGGTGCCACGATTCCGATCACATCTTTTGGTAACTCGCTGACTCATGGTGCGATGGCGGAAGCTGAAAAGCATGGTTGGATCGGTGTGTTGACTGGGATGTTTGAAGTGACGAGTTCTGGTATTAGTGCTGCAATATTATTTGGTTTTATCGCGGCGGTAATTTTTAAGTCAAAAGGCAAAGTCGACTAG
- a CDS encoding YjcZ family sporulation protein, translating into MSGYGGWQQGCNYESPAYDKCNNSGTFVLIVVLFILLIIVGSVFY; encoded by the coding sequence ATGTCTGGATATGGCGGCTGGCAACAAGGCTGTAATTACGAGTCTCCTGCATATGATAAATGTAACAATAGCGGAACATTCGTATTAATTGTTGTGCTCTTTATATTGTTAATTATTGTAGGAAGTGTAT